From Saccharibacillus brassicae:
GTCTCAAAGCGAACGGACTCGGCGCCGCATCCGTCACGTTCACGTCGAACGGCATCTCCGCCAAAACGACGCTGATCGTCAAATCGGACACTCCGCTCACCGGAGCCGGCCTGATCGGCGGCAGTTCCTATCTGCCTGTCCGCTCCGTCTTCACCGCGCTCGGCGCGACCGTGTCGAACGCCGGCGGCAGTTGGAACATCCAATACGGCGATACGAAGATCCAACTGAATACCGGCAGCTCCACCGCTTCCGTCAACGGCAAAGCCGTAGCGCTCAAAGGCAAAGTCCAGACGCTCGACGGTCAGGCCGTCTTCCCGGCCAGCTTCCTGCCGACCATCGTTCCGGGCGCCGCCGTTCAATGGGACGCCAAGCTGCAGCAGGCGATTCTCGCGTTCGGTCCGGCTTCGCTGCAGGTCGAATCCAAGCAAACGGCTCTGCTCAGAAAAAAGCAGCAGCTCGGCAGTCTCGCCCAGCAGCTCGGCAAATCGTACTGGATCAATACGTACAGCGGAGCCGGCGTACGCTTCAGCAAACTGACCGTCGCCGATATCAAAACGAAGGAAGGTTCTTCCGGCCGTCTGTACACGATCGTGTTCAAAAACGCCGCCGGCAGCCAGTTCGCGTCGTCTTCGATGTACGCTTCGGGCGTGCTGGAACTGCTCGGCGATCCGAACGAGTTTTTCCCGTTCGATCCGAAAGCCCGTTACGGCGGCAGCAGCAAAGTATGGAATCAAATCCGCGGCCATTACGTGTCCAGCGGCATGAACAAGCAGCATGTGCTGCTGTCGTGGGGCGAACCGACCGAAGTCGCCACGCAGAGCAGCCCGAAAGGGCCGATCGAAGTGTGGGTCTATATGAGAGGCGGACTCACGTGGCAGGCGGTCGCTTTCGTCAAAGGCACCGTGCTCGGCGTGCTGTAAGCCGGGTTCTCTACTGCATTTTGGCATCAAGCTGCGAAAAAGGCGGTCCGCATCTGGCGGTCCGCCTTTTTCGTCGTGGCTGCGGTCTTTTTGCGGTCTTTTTTCCGGTTTCTTTTCCCGGTTCCGCCGCTGTTTGCGCCACCGTTGTTTACGCCGCCGCTTCAGCCGTCCGCGTTACAGCGTCCGCGTATCTTCCGCGCTTGGACGGTGTTCCGAACTTGGCTGCGTCTGCTGCGACAACGCTTGACGCCGCTCCCACTCTTCGACCGTGATCGCAAACAGCACATGGTCTTCCCACTCGCCGTTGATCTTCAAGTAACGCTCGGCCACGCCTTCCTGACGGAAACCGGCTTTTTCGAGCACGCGCCGGGACTTGGCGTTCCGGGGCATGACCCCGGCCTGGACGCGGTGCAGCCGGTGCTTGACGAACGCAAGTTCCAGCACCGCCAGCACCGCTTCCGTCATATAGCCCTGCCCGTTATGGTTTTCGTCGAGAAAATAGCCCAGATTCGCGTTCTGGAACGGTCCGCGCACGATGCCGGTCAGCGCCGCGCGCCCGAGCAGCTGTCCGCTGCCGCGCAGCCGGATCGCGTACACGTAAGCCTGATCGCGGGTTCGTCCCTGCTCGCTCTGCATGATCTCCGTCTGCTGTCCGGCCAGCGTCAAATAACCGTCCGAGCGGATCGGCTCCAGCGGCTCCAGAAACTTTTCATTGGATCGCCTAAGTTCCAGCAGCTCCCCCGCTTCTTCCGGCGTGAAAGGTCTGAGTTCCAAACGTTCGGTCTGCATGCTTGTTCCTCCGTTTCGCTTGTTCGCACGCTTGCGCGTTTCTTCATTATACCAAAGCTTCATCCCAAAGCTTACTGCCTGCCCGGGCTTCAACGCGGGAGATGATCCACGGCCGCGAAAAAGCCCCGCAGCCGCGGGGCTTTCTTCTCCGTTCGAATGCGATCGGCCGCCGTTTATTCGGCGGTATCGCCTTCGCCCGGCAGCTTCTTGCCTTTGTTTTTGCGGTCGCGGAAATTGCGGTACAGCTTCGATACCGTATCGGGCGTCACGTCGATGCCGCGCTCGTACGCGTATTTGACGGAATACCCCAGCGCGAGCGTTACCGAACTGGCAACGCCGGCCGCCGCCACCGTCCCCGCACCCGGGAACATTTTGACGATTTGCCCGAACAGCGTCCGTCCGAGGTTGCCGACGATCGCCGTGATGACGATCTCTTTGGCCGCCTCGCGGCTGATCGGCCGTTCGTACAGCGCCGCCAGACGCGTCAGCAGCCCGATCTGGAGCGCCGTGATCGGCACGATGTCCGCGCCCGGCAGCGGCACCGCCCCGATCGCTCCCGCCGACGTAGCCGCGCCGATGATCCATTTGTTGGCGGTCGAAGACTTCGCTTTGATCGTATGGGCGAACAGAATGTCCTTATTGTTTTTTTTTAACAAATCCAGGATGGCGTCTCGCAGATTGTCGATATTCTCGCCTGTGCGCGAAGAGATCGGAATGACATCGTATTTATGCCCCGTTTCATGGCGTACCCGCGCAACCAGCCGATCCACTTCGTCCGCCGCATCGATCTTGTTGAGCACGATCAGAATGTTCGGGTTCGCTTTTTCCACGATCCGGAACGAACGCTGCTCGCTCTCCGAGAAGACCGTGCCCGCCGCATTGAGGAAAAAGAGCACCACGTCCGTTTTGCGGAAATAATCCAGCGTCGTCGCCGAATTTTCCGTATTGACGTCATTCAGGCCCGGCGTATCGATAAAAAAGATTTTGTCTTTGTACGGATGCGGATGAATCGCCGTCGTCTCGCCCGGCTCCGCGCCGACGCCGGCCACTTCTTCGCCCACGATCCGGTTGATCGTCGACGATTTGCCGGCATTGACGTCCCCGATCATCGCGATCAGGATCTGCTGCTTGAGCTGCGCGTTGATCGCCGCCATCTCCTGATCGAACGCCGTGTCGGCGGCTTCGCGAATCTGGCGCTTCATTTCGTTTTTCTGGTGTTCGGTATAACTGCCCGTTCCGCCCATCTTCATCTGTCAACCGCCCTTTCCGTCTGCGAATCGAATCCTTTTTCGCTTATACGATAACGTTAACCGGAAAGTTTCGCCGCTGAAACGAACGTTCCGCCGCTTTCCGTTACCCGCCGAACGCTTCGTGAATCGGCGTATCGCCGGCCACGAGATCGAAGCCGCGCCGATACGCGTTCGGGTCTTCCAGCAGCGCCGCGATCACGGCCGCCACGTCGTCGCGCGAAATCGAACCCGGCTCCAGATTCTCAGCCGCCGATATGCGTCCGGTGCCCGGATCGTTCGTCAGCCCGCCCGGGCGCACGATCGTGTACTGCAGTCCCGTCGATTCCAGCATCCGGTCCGCATAATGTTTCGCCGCGTAATAAGGCTTGATCTCTTCGGACCAGTTCTCGCGGTTATGGGCCTGCATGGCGCTGACGATCACGTACCGTTTGACGCCCGCTTGTTCCGCCGCTTCCATCGTCTTGACGGCGCCGTCGAGATCGATCAGCAGCGTCTTGTCGAGGCCGGTCGAACCGCCCGAACCCGCCGCGAATACGATCGCGTCGCAGCCTTGCATGGCTTCGGCCAAAGCCTCGACCCGGTCTTCCAGATTGCCCAGCACCGGCTCGATGCCTGCAGCCTTAAGTTCCTCCGCCTGCTCGGGCTTGCGCACCAGCGCTTTGACTTGATGTTTGCCTTCCTGCTTCAGCAGCTTGACCAGTCGGCCTCCGATTTGTCCGTTCGCTCCGATTACCAATACGTTCATGTCGTGTTCCTCCTTGGATATGCTCTTTTTTGGGGATAGGCTATAGAGTCAAATGGGTATGGCTTGCCGCCACTTCTTCGCTTCTTCGCTTCTTAACGGATGCTGAACGCAACTTCCGCCACTTTGGCCAGATTGATACTGATGTCCCGGCCTTCGCTCTCGAACGTGAGGCAGCCTACGCTCTCCGTGTTCTCGCCCCGGAAAGCGGGAATGACGTACGCTTCTTTCAATTCCCGGATCGCGATCTCCATCTCGGCGGGCGTCAGTTCCTCGCTTGAGTCGAACGCGTAGTCTTTTTCAATGCCGTTGTCGTATAAAATTCGGATATGGATCGTTCTCATGTCGGTGTCTCTCCCTTTCGGCTTTGCGGCGATGCCGTAACCGGCTCGCTTCTCCATTATCTCAAACCGCTGCCCGGAAACCAAATCGGAGCCGCGCCAAGTGAGCGACGAAGACGCCGGGCCCGCCTCTTTTCCTATGCAGCTCCCGGTTCCTCGCTTATACTTAAACGGAATGCAGAGTCGGAACCTCATGCGCAACACTGTACATTTACTTGACGAAAAAAACATCCATTTACGATAGAGAGGACGGTTTCCCGTGAAAAAAAGAACGGTTTGGATAGCGGCGCTGGCCTACGGTCTGTCGATATCGTCCGTACAGGCCGAGTCGGTCATGCAGGTGTCGGTCGACGGCAAAGCCGTTGCTTTTCGGACGAATCCGGTCGTGC
This genomic window contains:
- a CDS encoding GNAT family N-acetyltransferase, which translates into the protein MQTERLELRPFTPEEAGELLELRRSNEKFLEPLEPIRSDGYLTLAGQQTEIMQSEQGRTRDQAYVYAIRLRGSGQLLGRAALTGIVRGPFQNANLGYFLDENHNGQGYMTEAVLAVLELAFVKHRLHRVQAGVMPRNAKSRRVLEKAGFRQEGVAERYLKINGEWEDHVLFAITVEEWERRQALSQQTQPSSEHRPSAEDTRTL
- a CDS encoding GTPase; translated protein: MKMGGTGSYTEHQKNEMKRQIREAADTAFDQEMAAINAQLKQQILIAMIGDVNAGKSSTINRIVGEEVAGVGAEPGETTAIHPHPYKDKIFFIDTPGLNDVNTENSATTLDYFRKTDVVLFFLNAAGTVFSESEQRSFRIVEKANPNILIVLNKIDAADEVDRLVARVRHETGHKYDVIPISSRTGENIDNLRDAILDLLKKNNKDILFAHTIKAKSSTANKWIIGAATSAGAIGAVPLPGADIVPITALQIGLLTRLAALYERPISREAAKEIVITAIVGNLGRTLFGQIVKMFPGAGTVAAAGVASSVTLALGYSVKYAYERGIDVTPDTVSKLYRNFRDRKNKGKKLPGEGDTAE
- a CDS encoding SDR family oxidoreductase, with translation MNVLVIGANGQIGGRLVKLLKQEGKHQVKALVRKPEQAEELKAAGIEPVLGNLEDRVEALAEAMQGCDAIVFAAGSGGSTGLDKTLLIDLDGAVKTMEAAEQAGVKRYVIVSAMQAHNRENWSEEIKPYYAAKHYADRMLESTGLQYTIVRPGGLTNDPGTGRISAAENLEPGSISRDDVAAVIAALLEDPNAYRRGFDLVAGDTPIHEAFGG